The genomic interval AAGACCTATTACGCGTTCTATGTATTGATCTTTATTTCATTCTTTGCCTTTTTTCCAGACCGGCTTTTGGGTACCAGTTTACCCGTAAGTACCGGAATTGAGGTATTGCTCCTGCTGCATTTTGTAGGCACCCTGATCCAATACGGAATGCGCGAAGGGGGCGGGCTGTTAAAAACACCCATTTCGGTCATCCTGATCATCTTCTTTTTCTTCTTATTGGTTCAGTTTTTTAACCCGGATGCCGGTCAAAATGGAGGCTGGTTGTTTTTTATGCGTCGTTATACCGGGTTTATGCTGATCTATATCATTTCCTACCGGATCATCAATACCCGGGAGAAACTCAAGTATTATATCAAATTTTGGGTGGTTATGTCCATGCTGGCCGCCCTCTATGGTTGTTACCAGCAGTTCTTTGGGCTCATGCCCTTTGAAATGCGGGACCTGCTCAGTAAACCCGAGGAGTTTGGACTATATATGCAAGGAGGGCTGCTCCGGAAATTTTCATTTCTATCTGATCCGGTCACTTTTGGGGTGCTCTGTGGTTCCATGTCCATCCTGACGCTCATTTTTGCGTTACGTCCCCAGCCCCGGAGGAAAAAGGCCTTGCTATTTTTGGCCACCTTTATTTTTGCCATGGGCATGTCCTTTTCCGGCACACGTACCACTACCATTATGATACCTGCAGGGGTGGCCCTTTATAGCCTGATGACGATAACAAACCGTCGGACCCTGATTCTGGTTTTTTCGTTTATTATGTTGGTTCTCTTTATCTTATATGCACCCATATCCAACCCGGTAATCGACCGGATCCGTTCTACCTTTTATGCCTCGAATGATGCCTCCCTTAATGTGAGGGATATCAACCGACGATATATTCAGCCTTATATTCATGAACATCCGATCGGTGGCGGGCTGATGACCACTGGTACGCCAGGAATTCTCATGAACCCCGATCACCCGCTGGCGGGGTTTCCACCAGACAGCGGCTTTCTGCTTTCTGCCCTGGAGATCGGGTGGCTGGGATTTTTGATATACATCCTGATGAATTTCTTTATAATTTACCAGGGAATTCATTTTTACTTTCGTATTCGGGACCCGGAAATGCGGGTGTACCTGATCGGGCTGGTCTGTGCCCTTTTCCCTATCCTGATCACTCAGTTTTCACAGGTCACGGTGGGGCAGATGCCAAGTGTCATTTTCATCTATTCGGTAATGGCCCTGTTCACCCGGATGCGTGAATTTGGCGAAGCCGCCGATAAAGAAACTAAAGAAGAAACCGTTCAAAACGATCACACATTTAACCAAACAATATGAGACCTTTCCTTTTAACCCTGGCCATTTTAGTAAATAGCCTTCTGTTTGCCCAGGATTTGAAAATAAATGCGGCACAGGACCAGCGACGTGATTCCCTGACCAAGGCATTACTGATCCGGTATGCCATGGATAATCCCTCTCTGCGGGCGGCTTCAGCCAGGGTGGAAACAGCCGAATATAATTTAAAGACCGCCAAGGTGGCCTGGCTTGACGCCGTGGCGATCTCGGGAAATATCAATGAGTTTGTGGTAAATGATAATCCAAACGCCAATTTCTTTCCTAAATATAACCTGGGTATCACCTTGCCCTTTAGCATTTTCGGGAAACAATCTAACATCAAAAAGGCGGCAGCTGCACAGGTGGACATGAATGTCGCCCTGAAACAGGATGAGGAGCGCCGGGTTGTAAAGGATGTGCTGACCCGCTATGCTGTTTACCAGGAAAAGAAAGATGTATATGAATTTCAGAAAAGGATCAGTTCTGAATTGCTGGGGGCCTACCAGAAGGTAAAAGAAGATTATGCCGAGGGAGTTGTTACTGAACTTGAGGATGTAAATAAGGCCTTTCAGGCGTATATAAATCAACAGATCGAAGAGCGGACGGCCAAAAAAGACTATGAAGTTTCCATCATTGATCTGGAAGCCGTGACCGGAGTGCCGATGGCTACCGTTCTTTCTACCGTAATGACCATAATGGAGAGCACGCCCAATTAATGATTATTTGTAAAGCCGCCCACCGTGCCTAAAAAACAAAGTATCTTCTTCCCGAACCTGGATGGATTGAGGTTCATTTGCTTTCTGATGGTCTTTCTCTTCCACAGTTACAAGACCCTTTTTGCCAATGTACCCGGTGCTGATTCGACCGTTGGTTTTCTGTTTCAGCACGGAGAGTTAGGGGTGAATTTCTTCTTTGTTTTAAGTGGGTTTCTCATCACTTTTCTGCTGATCCGGGAACGCGAGTTCACCGGGACCATCCATATCGGGAACTTCTATCTCCGCCGGATTCTGCGGATATGGCCCCTGTTCTACCTTTGTGTATTCATTGGATTTGTGATCTGGCCCTATCTAAAGAATTTTATGGGTGATGCGGTGGATGAGACCTCCAATCCTTTATACTACCTCCTGCTTATTAATAATTTTGATTATATCCATCAGCAGTCGATCAGTACCCAGCTCTTTCCCGACGCCCTTATCCTGATTGTACTTTGGTCGGTAGCGGTGGAGGAGCAGTTCTACCTCAGCTGGCCGGTACTGCTCCGGTTTATTGGAAAATCCCTTTACCCGATCCTTTTCATAGCCATAATTGCCTTCACGCTCTGGTTCCGGTGGAGATTCGCTTTTGCGCCTGAAGAGGACCTCCATGCCCGTGCAGTGCTGAAATTTCATACCCTGGCCGTGATAGGGGATATGGCCGTAGGTGCGCTAATGGCTTATAATTGCTCCAGGGAAGGCTGGCTCTACCGTTGGGTAAAAAGGATGCCCCGGTACCAAATGGTCCTTCTCTATGGTGCCGTTTTGGCCATCCTTCTTTTCCATCATATCCTTTTTCCGGAAGGCCTTATGATGGTGCCGGAACGACTGATCATCGCCATTATTTTTGGCCTGGTGATCCTGGAACAGAACTATGCTGAAAAATCTTTTTACAAGTTCTCTTCGTTTACCCGTATCAGTAAACTAGGTACCTACACTTACGGACTGTATTGTTACCATTTTTTAGTGATCAGTCTGATGAGTAAATTCTTTTCCAAATTAGGATGGGACGATAGTAGTTTTGCGCATGCGACCATCTATAGTTTACTATCACTTGCCTTTGTAATTATACTCTCCATCGTTAGTTATCGCTTCTTCGAAAAGCCTTTTTTAAAGTTAAAAGACCGTTTCGCATTTATTGTGAAATAAGCAGTATAAATAATTGATTTTTATATTATTGTAATAATACTTGATAAAGATCAATTCCACCTGTTCGGGGTATACGCTTAAGCAGTCTTGAGCAGTTTCCATTTCTTTTTCCCACTTTTCTAAAAATAATGTGAATAAGCAAAAACTGGATTGGTTTTTGGTTTATCTGCAAAGGAAAATTTACAGTCAGTTTTTTTGAAATGTGGAAAGGATAGTGAATAAAATTTCACTCGTAGAAATACGAAAAATATCAAGTGCTTTTAACTTTAAAATCAATAAAATTTAATCAACCTTGCAAACGTTAAGGTCATGTACCTAAAGACGGAATCCAATACCAGAGTTAAGGCAAAATCCAAAAGAGTAAAACCCTATGAAACCAATTTTCCGTTATCTCTTTCTGTTTAGTTTGATAATAGGACCCGGCAGGCAGGCATACGCGCAGTATGGATTGTTTGACAGTACAACGGTCAATATCAGCGTGAGCGGAGTCTACCCACTAGATGCACTTATTTATAAACCTTCTGATCTGGCCACAGCTCCTTCGAACAAGCGATGGCCACTTATCATCTTCCTTCACGGGGTAGGGGAAGCAGGCACAAATTTATCCAGTCTCCTCGGCACCGGATTACCCAAGAAGATCAATCAGGGACAACGTCCCATTCTGA from Chitinophagales bacterium carries:
- a CDS encoding O-antigen ligase family protein is translated as MNLFRDISTEVAGKRNKIFLVFMALVTVLVAFLFSEGLESFAVLLVVGGIGSFVAWMCLVKTYYAFYVLIFISFFAFFPDRLLGTSLPVSTGIEVLLLLHFVGTLIQYGMREGGGLLKTPISVILIIFFFFLLVQFFNPDAGQNGGWLFFMRRYTGFMLIYIISYRIINTREKLKYYIKFWVVMSMLAALYGCYQQFFGLMPFEMRDLLSKPEEFGLYMQGGLLRKFSFLSDPVTFGVLCGSMSILTLIFALRPQPRRKKALLFLATFIFAMGMSFSGTRTTTIMIPAGVALYSLMTITNRRTLILVFSFIMLVLFILYAPISNPVIDRIRSTFYASNDASLNVRDINRRYIQPYIHEHPIGGGLMTTGTPGILMNPDHPLAGFPPDSGFLLSALEIGWLGFLIYILMNFFIIYQGIHFYFRIRDPEMRVYLIGLVCALFPILITQFSQVTVGQMPSVIFIYSVMALFTRMREFGEAADKETKEETVQNDHTFNQTI
- a CDS encoding TolC family protein — translated: MRPFLLTLAILVNSLLFAQDLKINAAQDQRRDSLTKALLIRYAMDNPSLRAASARVETAEYNLKTAKVAWLDAVAISGNINEFVVNDNPNANFFPKYNLGITLPFSIFGKQSNIKKAAAAQVDMNVALKQDEERRVVKDVLTRYAVYQEKKDVYEFQKRISSELLGAYQKVKEDYAEGVVTELEDVNKAFQAYINQQIEERTAKKDYEVSIIDLEAVTGVPMATVLSTVMTIMESTPN
- a CDS encoding acyltransferase, with the protein product MPKKQSIFFPNLDGLRFICFLMVFLFHSYKTLFANVPGADSTVGFLFQHGELGVNFFFVLSGFLITFLLIREREFTGTIHIGNFYLRRILRIWPLFYLCVFIGFVIWPYLKNFMGDAVDETSNPLYYLLLINNFDYIHQQSISTQLFPDALILIVLWSVAVEEQFYLSWPVLLRFIGKSLYPILFIAIIAFTLWFRWRFAFAPEEDLHARAVLKFHTLAVIGDMAVGALMAYNCSREGWLYRWVKRMPRYQMVLLYGAVLAILLFHHILFPEGLMMVPERLIIAIIFGLVILEQNYAEKSFYKFSSFTRISKLGTYTYGLYCYHFLVISLMSKFFSKLGWDDSSFAHATIYSLLSLAFVIILSIVSYRFFEKPFLKLKDRFAFIVK